The sequence below is a genomic window from Brevibacillus laterosporus.
AAGTATCTGATATGCAGGACAATCAAGAACTGTCTAGTAATGGCTCGATCTTTAAACAGGGTGAGAAGAAACCGATCCCGGTAGTGCCAGTCCACGATAGACAAAAAGAGATGGAGCATGTTTTATTGCTAGGTTCTACAGGCTTCTTGGGTATTCATTTGCTACATGAACTACTACAAAAAACAGAAGCAACAATTCATTGCGTGATTCGTGCAAAAGATGATGAGACTGCTATGCAGCGTCTACGCAAAAAAATAGATTTTTACTTTACTTCCCAATACAGTAGCTCACAAATTGATGAATGGTTTAACCGCATCCAGATTATTCACGGTGATATTACGCAAGCCAAATTTGGGTTAGAGGCAAAATATTACGAGTCGTTAGGAACTATTGTTGACACTGTAATCCACACAGCTGCATTGGTGAAGCACTACGGATACTATGAAGAGTTTGAAAGAGCGAATGTACATGGAACTCAGCATGTAGTTACCTTTTGCTTGAATAATAAATTACCACTGCATTATGTTTCTACCCTAAGCGTTTCGGGAACCAGCGTTGAAGGTGCAACGGAGCTTGTGGAATTTACCGAAAGAGATTTTTATGTTGGTCAAAACTATGAGTCAAATGTATATCTGAGAAGTAAATTTGAAGCAGAAGCCGTGATTGTCAATGGATTGGAAAACGGCCTAGATGCACGTATCTATCGGGTTGGCAACTTAACAGGACGTTTTCAAGACGGATGGTTCCAAGAAAACATTAACGAAAATATGTTTTATCTCCTATCAAAAGCTTTTCTTGAGCTTGGAGGTTTTGATCAGGAGATTATGCAGGGTATGGTTGATTTAACCCCTATTGATATATGTGCAGAAGCCATTATACACGTGATCACCAGTAAAGGAATTCAGGAAAGAGTGTTCCATTTACAAAATCCACATTTCGTAACATACGATGATATGTATCGTGTATTTGAAGAGCTTGGTTTTTCAAGACGAATACAGAGTCGTGAGGATGTTACACGTGAACTAGGTGTAATGATGTCTCAGGGTAATGAAAAGCAGTTTTTGGCTGGACTTATGACCATAATGCTGAAGGATGCTAAGCGAGCCGAACAATTTAATGTTACAGTCGATTTTAGTAGGACATTGCAGCTATTAGAGGATTCTTCATTTACCTATCCTGTTCCTGATGGTGAGTATATGCGCAAGCTGGCTATGCATATGATCAAAGTTGGGTTTGTTACTGCTAATCATACTGTTGATGAAAAGATAGGAACTAATCGTTAGCGCTATGCTAACGACTGGTTCCCACCCTAAATATGAATAGCTAAAGGAAGGAGAGGGAAACCATGGCAGTCATTGAGCTTAAAAACCTTACCAAAAAGTATAATGATGTCTATGCTGTTGATCATCTAAATATAGAAGTACCCGAAGGACATATTTATGCGTTTCTAGGTAGCAATGGAGCTGGGAAGACAACCACAATTAAAATGATGACAGGCCAATTGAACCCGTCTGAAGGCGAGGTTCTATTTAAAGGGCGCAATATCTGGCAGGATCGTGAGGCAAGAAGAATAGCGGGATATGCTCCAGATGTTCCACTTCTTCATGAGGGATTGACAGCCAGAGAGATGGTCCGTTTTGTGGGGGCTCTTTACGACAGTGAGGAAGATATAAATAAACGTGTAGACACATTGTTAGAACATTTCGAGTTAGCTGACAAGGCAGACCAACTTATCAAAGAATATTCATTGGGAATGAAACGAAAGGTCTCGATTGCTTGCGCATTGATTCATCGCCCAAAGATATTGTTATTAGACGAGGTAACCAATGGATTAGATCCAAAGGCGACCCGCGAAGTGAAAAATTATATTCGACACTTTGCGAAAGAAGAGGGGGGGACTGTATTTATAACCACCCATATTTTGGATATTGTTGAAGAGCTAGCTGACACTATATCCATTCTTCATAAAGGAAAAGTCAAAGTAACGGGAAGCATGGAAGAATTGCGTCAAATAGCAGGGAATGAAGAAGGCCGATTGGAAGACATCTTTTTATCCGCTATTGAGTAACAGGAGGTGACAGAATCGTATGTGGAGACAAACGAAATGGATTAGTTTCTTTTACACAAGACCTTTCTTTAATCGCTTTTTCATCCATAGTCCTTCCAAATGGATCATTTATGTAGGTTTGGCAACCATCGCTATCGCCATGTACTTTTCGGAGAATTTTGGACAGCTCCTTTTTCATGCCGGTCTTGGTGCGAGACTGATGCTTCTCATAGGGGAATGCATTTTTGTCGGTCTTCTTCGAGGTATGAATACATTAACGCAACAGATGTATTCTGATCGCTTACTGACTTTGTTTCACGTATCAGGAGTTTCGCCGTTTCGTATGATTATTGGCCAATCTACTTCAAGTCTACCGCTGTATACGTGGTCATCAATCATGATTGCCATTCCATTAACGATCGGCTATTCAGCTCTGGAAAGAATTCTGTATGGTGTGTTATTCCTAATCGTTTCACTATTTATGATTTGGTTAACAGACATCATGAGTCGGTTTTTAATGGTTCTTACCATGAGATTCGTTCCTATTATTGTAAAAACATTTGTGGGTATTTCCTCACTTGCCTATGTTGCTCTGATTAGTTTATTGGTTTGGGCGTTGATCCGTATTGAAACAATTTCAGCAGAGGCGTGGCAAGATTTAGAGCGTGGCATGATATATGTTTTGTGCTTTTTCTTGGTGGGTCTTGGTGCGTTATTTCTATTTTCCAAACAAATCGGGAAATATTACTATGAAAGCTGGCTGAACCATGCGGAATCACTAGATAGAACGAGACCAGAAACCCAAGAAAATCTATCTAATTTAGTAAAGAGTGCTTATGATGCTATCGTTTTTAAAGATGTAACGATGCTTATAAGAAACCCTATCACGAAAATTAGATTTTGGTTTTGGTTGATTGCGATTATCTGTGGAGCAGTAATAGGTAGGTCAGGAATGGCAAGTTCCTTTTTGACTGAAGCGAATCAATCCTTCTATGTGTTGATGTTCGTTTCCCTGCTGACCGCATTGATTTTTGGTGAAATTGTATCAGCCCTTTATCAATTAGAGGAACAAAATTACATTCTTTATTATGTAGCTGCTGTAAAAGGGAGCACGATCTTCTGGGCAAAAACGATGACAGCCTCTCTCTTGGTGGTGGGCCCTGCGGTCATCGGTCACCTCGTGTTAGCGATTGTCCTGCAATTCTCTCTTATGGAGTGGTTAGTAGGAGCGTTACTTGTTCTCGGCTTTACATTTGGTTCTGTGATTGTTCAATTAAGTATTGCTTCACTTGATAAAAAGGGTAGAGATGGAGTCAATCTCAAAGAGGGCTCAGATGAAGAAGAAATGCTAAAACAGTCCCCTAAAAAGCCAATAGCTATTCTGTCTTCCATTTTGGGATTGATTTATCTAGGACTGTGTATTTGGTTATATTGGATAAATATTGGAATGTTCATTCTTGTAACAATCGTGTTACTTACCCTGCTGTTGAGCTTGATTGGAGTTCGTTATAGCGCGAAATAAAATGAGACTGATGCATTTTCGTGGTATAAATTGACTTTTGATGATGGAAATGTAAATATTAAAATAAGTTGTTTTTTTACTCTATTTACATAATTATCATTTGATTATGAAAAAATATGTTAGCGGAGGTCATTTTATGGATTATGTACAATTAGGTTCATCTGAGTTAAAGTGCTCTCGTATTGGATTAGGAACATGGGCTATTGGTGGTTGGGCTTGGGGAGGTACAAACGAAGAAGATTCCATAAAAGCGATCCATCGTGCTTTTGATATAGGGATTAATACGCTAGATACCGCTCCCGTGTATGGTTTTGGTGTATCGGAAGAGATTTGTGGCAAGGCGATTAAACAATATGGCCAGAGAGATAAAATTCATATTGCTACCAAGGCTGGTGTAGAGTGGGTTGGAGAGGAAGGCGTATACTGGTGCAACGCGACCAAACAGCGAATTATACAAGAATTTGAAGATAGCTTACGGCGCTTACAAGTAGATTACATTGATCTCTTCCAGCTTCATTGGCCTGATCCGGGAATTCCGCTTGAAGAAACGGCAGAAATTTTTGCGCAGCTCTTTAAAGAGGGCAAAATTAGAGCGATTGGTGTAAGTAACTTTTCTATTGAACAATTAGAGCAGTGGCAAAAAGTTGCTCCACTTCACAGTAGCCAAACAAGACTTAATCTACTTCAATTAGAACATAAGGATACTTTCCGTTATTGCTATGAGAATAACATTAACACAATTACGTGGGGAACATTGGCACAAGGCTTATTGACAGGGAAATTCTCAAAAGACTCTACCTTTGCTGAAGATGATTTGCGACATGGATATCCATTGTTTGCAGTTGAATATTTTGATCAGTATCTACAAGCAGTGGAACGCTTAAAATTGATCGCTCAAGAAAAAGGGAAAACGGTAGCGCAACTAGCTGTACGCTGGACGTTAGATCAACCTGGAGTTAGCTTATCTCTTTGGGGAGCTAGGAAACCAGCCCAGTTAGACGAAGTATCTGGAGTACTGGGATGGTCTCTTTCTGCACAAGATCTAGACCAAATTGATCAAATCATAAAAGAATCCATTCATGATCCATTCTACGATCCAACATTGGGTCCGCCTACTAAAGAAGAGTGGCAGGAAATGGGAGTTCTGTAAAAAAAGAAAATACCTTAGTTCTTCTTCTGTGGACTAAGGTATTTCTGTATAGAATTTTCATGATACGAGCATAGAGCAGGAGGAGACAATGAGTATACAAAAACAATCTCAGATCATTTTGGATATGGAACAGGGTCTCAAAGGTTTAGAATACATCAAAGAAGTTCGTGTAGTACAGGAAGAAAAAAATATAGGAAATAAAATTTTGCATGCAAAAGATTTGATTCCAACGATGATGAAAAACAACACAGTAAAAATGGATACACAAAAAACGGAGTTGCTTCGACAAACGGAACGGATAGAAAACTCTCTTCCTTTAGCGATTAGTCATGGAGTCGAATTGGAGAGAACGAATAGTAGCCCTATTACTCTCATTGACGTATTGATAAATGTCTCTACTTTGGAAGATAAGGGAATTAGCTATATTTTGGATAACGGAGATGAAATCAAATGTAGCTATCGACAATTGTTTGTCCAAGCTAAGCGTATAGTAAAGGGACTACGAAAAATGGGAATCAAGCCTCAAGATCCCGTAATTTTTCAGTTTCAAAAAAATCAAAATTACGTCCCCATGTTTTGGGCGTGCGTTCTAGGCGGATATATCACTGTACCCATTGCTACGTCCACCTCGTATGCAGAAAAGAATGCCGATACCACCAAGCTATATAATATTTGGAACATGCTAGATAAGCCAGTTATCATAACTGATGAAGAATTAATCGGGGAAGTTAAGAAGTTATCGGAAGTTTGGGAAACAGATGAGCTTGTAATTAGCACAGCGGAGCAATTATTGGATAATGAAGAGGAACAAGAGTTTTATGCTTACAAAGAGGAGGATTTTGTTTTATTTTTGTTAACATCGGGTAGTACGGGCTTACCTAAATGCGTGCAACATAAAAATGCTAGTATTGTGGCGCGCACAATGGCGACAGCACAATTTAATCAATTTGACAGTAATGAGGTTCTCTTGTGTTGGATGCCATTAGAGCATGTTGGTGGACTGGTCATGTACCATATCCTAGGCGTTTATTTATCCTGCCAACAAATTTTGCCACGAGTAGATTCGTTTATCACTCATCCGTTGAATTGGTTACACTGGATGGACAAGTATAGAGCTACGTTAACATGGGCTCCTAATTTCGCTTTTTCTCTAATAAATGACCAAGAAAAAGCTATTGAAGAAGGTAACTGGGATTTATCAAGTGTAAGGCACATATTAAATGGTGGAGAAGCGATTGTTGCTAAAACAGCCAAGCGATTTTTATCTTTACTACGTAAACACCAGCTTCGTGACGATTGCATGTACCCCTCTTTTGGAATGTCTGAAACATCTTCAGGTATCGTATTTTCCAAAACGTTCCGCAGCGAGCCTCAATCTGGAGTTCATTATGTCGATAAAATTTCATTTGAAGACTTACTTCGCTTTGTAGATGATACTGAAAAAGAACATATATGCTTTACAGAAGTAGGAGGACCGATACCAGGCGTAAGTGTTCGAATCGTTGATGATAATAATCAATTGTTACAAGAAAATTATATTGGCAGAGTTCAAGTCACGGGTCCTACTATCATGGCAGGTTATTATCAAAATCAAGAAGCCAATCAAGAAGCTTTTATTGGGGATGGCTGGTTCTTTACAGGAGATTTGGGCTTCCTAAATGAAGGAAGATTAACGATTACTGGTCGCCAAAAAGATATTATTATTATGAATGGTAAGAATTATTATAATTACGAAATAGAGTCATTAGTAGAAAGCGTCTACGGAGTTCAATCTACGTTCGTGGCCGCCGCAGCGTTCATTGACGCATCCAAAGGTGTAGAAGAGCTGGCGATTTTCTTTACTCCTATGAATGATATTGATGAAAGATATGAAGGATTTATTATTACGGAAATGAGAAGAACAGTTAGTAGAAACTTAGGTATAACACCTAAATATATCATCCCTATTCAGAAGGAAACCTTTTCAAAAACCGAATCTGGTAAAATTCAACGAAATAAGTTCATAGAGAGATTATATGCTGGTGAATTTAATGAGGTTATAAAGAAGATAGAAACGCAAAATGAGGATGTACATCATACCTTTCCAGAATGGATGTATATCAGAAAATGGGAAAAAAGCTCCATTTCAGTGCTTGCTTCTCCACTCCCTCAGGAAACGTATTTGATATTCCGAGACCAACTTGGGTTGGGTGAACAATGGTCTTCCTTGTCCCAAAATGGAAGTAGCACGATGATTGTAGTTAATCAAGGAGAAAGGTTCAAAAAACTGGGGCGTTTCCACTATGAAATAAACCAGTATGAGCAAAGTGATTATCATTTACTATGTGAGGAATTAAAAAAGGAATCATTGACGATTCATCATGTTCTGCATTTATGGACGTATCAAAAAGACTTGGATGAGGCAGAAAAAGGGCTTGCCTATTTGAAGGAGAGTCAATTTATAGGTAGCTTTAGCCTTATTTTTCTGTTACAGGCATTACATAAACAATCGGTCATGCCAAAAACCTTGACGTTCGTCTCTTCTAACGTATACTCGTTGGAAAATATGGAAGATTCAGCTTATGAAAAAGCAACAATTCCGGGTATCATTAAGACCATGAAGCATGAATTTCCTCATACTATCGCTAAATTTGTCGACATAGATACCAATCATCATCCTTATAATGCGCTGCTCGCATTGCAAGCGGAGTTGGGACTTCCAGACGAGGAAAGTGTGGTTATTTATTCTAAGGGGCAGCGATATATACCCAAACTACAACAGATAAATCTTCAAGAAGCTAAAAAAACACCATTACCATTGGTACAAAAAGGGTTCTATGTTATTACAGGAGGACTTGGTGGAGTAGGCAAACAAGTTGCTCACTATCTCATTCAACAGTTTGATGCAAATGTTTTGCTGCTTGGAAAAACCTCTCTTTCTAGAAAAAATGACAAGGAGGATGGTATACGGGGGGAACGTTCTCAAGTACTACATGAATTAGAGAAGCTGACTACTCGAAAAGATCAGGTTATTTATAGAAGCACTGATTTATCCGATTTGACGGTAATGGAAGAGGCAGTAAATGAAACAATGTTGTCCATGAATGTTGAAAAAGTGGATGGTATCATTCATTTAGCAGGCATTTATTATGAGAAACCCCTAGTAGAAGAATCTATCGAATCAATGGAAAAAATGTTTGAATCCAAAGTAGCTGGCACCTATCTATTGGGAAAATTAGCAGAGAAATATCCAGAAGCTATTCTGGTAACCTCTTCTTCCTCCAGTGGTTTGTTGTCAGGTTATGGGGTAGGAGCTTATACCTCTGCCAATATGTTTGTGGAGACATATACGGATTACTTGGCACACAAACGTGGAGGAGTACATTGTTTTGCATGGAGTTTATGGAATGAGGTTGGCTTGGGCCAACAATTTACAGATATGAAAGATTTACTGATGAAAAGAGGGCATCAACCGATTTCTCCACAAAAAGGACTTTTCTCATTCGAGTTAGGTTTGATGCTGGAACATAGTATGCTGTATATCGGGTTGAATAAAGGAGTTTCTGAGATTGCAGCGCTATGTTCTGAGGAGATTGAAAAGGAGACAGTAACAACTGTTTATTTTTCTGCCACCCATAATCATTTCTCTTTATCTGAAATGTACAGTATGATAAGACCGCACATCGTTGATGAAAAAGAAAATTACACCAAGGTTATTTTTAGGCAAGTCGATCAACTTATCTCAGATCAGTCTGAGGAACACATCGTAAGCGATACCCGACGAATAGAAGAGGAAATCAGGCACTTGTGGTCCGATATTTTACAAGTAGACCAAATCCAAGTTTTTGATAGTTTCTTTGATTTAGGAGGAAGTTCGCTTAAAGCCACCCAGTTACTATCATCTGTGCAGTCACGTTTTGGTGTGACGATCTCACTAAAAGTATTCTTTGAAAATCCTACAATTAAGGGATTAATTCATCGTATGGGAAGTCTAGCTGAGAGTAAGAGTGGCATTATACGTCTCCATGAACCATCTAAAAAGAAGGAAAAGGTAATCGACTTATCTTCATCACAAAGAGGCCAATGGTATTTATATCAGACCCTCCCAAAAAGTCCTTTTTACAACATCACGTTTACTCTTACGTTCGAGGACAATGTAAATAGGCAGTCTTTGTTAAAAAGTATACAGGCAGTTATACAATCGCAAGAAGCCTTACGGGCCGAAATTAGAATGATTGAGGATGAACCGAAGCTGTTCATCCATGATACCTATGTAGTGGGTATACCGATTATTGACCTGTCTTCGTATCCTTTGGAACAAAGGGAACAGAAACTGGCAGCCTTGATAGATGCTGAAGCGAACACCCCTTTCCAGATAATGAACGAGTCCCTGTCGAGATTTACTCTTATCCATGTTGGCGACGATGTACACATTTTATTGGGAAGTATGCATCATATTATCTCGGATGGTTGGTCGATTCATGTTTTTACAAAAGAACTGTTACGTTATTATCAGGAAATACAAGAACAGGGCGTCGTCGATATTGGAGAGCTGGATTACTCTTACACAAACTATCTGTTAGATCAAAAAGAGTGGCTGAGAAATGAGAACTCTGAATATGCAGAACAACTGTATTATTGGAAAGAAACTCTTGCAAATGAAACAGCACCGTTATCATTACCTATACAACTCTCACGTCCAGCTATTCAACGTTACCATGGAAAGACCATTGAGCAGCTTGTGACCGAGGACTTAACCGATAAAATCATGGAAGCAAGTAAGAACATGAAATCTACACCGTATATGTTTTTACTGTCTACATTTGCAGCTTTGCTGTTTCGTTATTCTGGACAGGATACTTTCCGTCTCGGAACTGTTCTAGCAAATAGAAATGTGCCGCAAACAGAGAAAATAATCGGCTATCTGGCAAATACGGTTATTCTATCCTTTGATTTCACAGAAGAGCTTACTTTTGATCAATTACTAGACAAGGTAAGGGGAACAGCGTTAGAGGCCCATGACAATCAAAATGTTCCCTTAGAAACGCTACTCCGTGAGATGAATGTAAGACATACTGCGGATATGTCACCTTTGTTCCAGATCGTTTTTACCATGCAAAATGCAGTACAACATCTATACCAGACTGATCAAATGAAGACCTACTTGCATATTGTCTCTAATCTGACCTCTAAGTACGATTTAAGTTTACATGTGTATGAAGAGGAGCACCAATTACGATTAAAGCTGGAATTCAATACAGACTTATTTGAAGAAGAGCAAATGAAAACATTTTTAGGCCATTATCTGAATTTTCTTCAGGTGATAACCAATGATAAGGTTC
It includes:
- a CDS encoding ABC transporter ATP-binding protein; translation: MAVIELKNLTKKYNDVYAVDHLNIEVPEGHIYAFLGSNGAGKTTTIKMMTGQLNPSEGEVLFKGRNIWQDREARRIAGYAPDVPLLHEGLTAREMVRFVGALYDSEEDINKRVDTLLEHFELADKADQLIKEYSLGMKRKVSIACALIHRPKILLLDEVTNGLDPKATREVKNYIRHFAKEEGGTVFITTHILDIVEELADTISILHKGKVKVTGSMEELRQIAGNEEGRLEDIFLSAIE
- a CDS encoding aldo/keto reductase → MDYVQLGSSELKCSRIGLGTWAIGGWAWGGTNEEDSIKAIHRAFDIGINTLDTAPVYGFGVSEEICGKAIKQYGQRDKIHIATKAGVEWVGEEGVYWCNATKQRIIQEFEDSLRRLQVDYIDLFQLHWPDPGIPLEETAEIFAQLFKEGKIRAIGVSNFSIEQLEQWQKVAPLHSSQTRLNLLQLEHKDTFRYCYENNINTITWGTLAQGLLTGKFSKDSTFAEDDLRHGYPLFAVEYFDQYLQAVERLKLIAQEKGKTVAQLAVRWTLDQPGVSLSLWGARKPAQLDEVSGVLGWSLSAQDLDQIDQIIKESIHDPFYDPTLGPPTKEEWQEMGVL
- a CDS encoding SDR family NAD(P)-dependent oxidoreductase, producing MSIQKQSQIILDMEQGLKGLEYIKEVRVVQEEKNIGNKILHAKDLIPTMMKNNTVKMDTQKTELLRQTERIENSLPLAISHGVELERTNSSPITLIDVLINVSTLEDKGISYILDNGDEIKCSYRQLFVQAKRIVKGLRKMGIKPQDPVIFQFQKNQNYVPMFWACVLGGYITVPIATSTSYAEKNADTTKLYNIWNMLDKPVIITDEELIGEVKKLSEVWETDELVISTAEQLLDNEEEQEFYAYKEEDFVLFLLTSGSTGLPKCVQHKNASIVARTMATAQFNQFDSNEVLLCWMPLEHVGGLVMYHILGVYLSCQQILPRVDSFITHPLNWLHWMDKYRATLTWAPNFAFSLINDQEKAIEEGNWDLSSVRHILNGGEAIVAKTAKRFLSLLRKHQLRDDCMYPSFGMSETSSGIVFSKTFRSEPQSGVHYVDKISFEDLLRFVDDTEKEHICFTEVGGPIPGVSVRIVDDNNQLLQENYIGRVQVTGPTIMAGYYQNQEANQEAFIGDGWFFTGDLGFLNEGRLTITGRQKDIIIMNGKNYYNYEIESLVESVYGVQSTFVAAAAFIDASKGVEELAIFFTPMNDIDERYEGFIITEMRRTVSRNLGITPKYIIPIQKETFSKTESGKIQRNKFIERLYAGEFNEVIKKIETQNEDVHHTFPEWMYIRKWEKSSISVLASPLPQETYLIFRDQLGLGEQWSSLSQNGSSTMIVVNQGERFKKLGRFHYEINQYEQSDYHLLCEELKKESLTIHHVLHLWTYQKDLDEAEKGLAYLKESQFIGSFSLIFLLQALHKQSVMPKTLTFVSSNVYSLENMEDSAYEKATIPGIIKTMKHEFPHTIAKFVDIDTNHHPYNALLALQAELGLPDEESVVIYSKGQRYIPKLQQINLQEAKKTPLPLVQKGFYVITGGLGGVGKQVAHYLIQQFDANVLLLGKTSLSRKNDKEDGIRGERSQVLHELEKLTTRKDQVIYRSTDLSDLTVMEEAVNETMLSMNVEKVDGIIHLAGIYYEKPLVEESIESMEKMFESKVAGTYLLGKLAEKYPEAILVTSSSSSGLLSGYGVGAYTSANMFVETYTDYLAHKRGGVHCFAWSLWNEVGLGQQFTDMKDLLMKRGHQPISPQKGLFSFELGLMLEHSMLYIGLNKGVSEIAALCSEEIEKETVTTVYFSATHNHFSLSEMYSMIRPHIVDEKENYTKVIFRQVDQLISDQSEEHIVSDTRRIEEEIRHLWSDILQVDQIQVFDSFFDLGGSSLKATQLLSSVQSRFGVTISLKVFFENPTIKGLIHRMGSLAESKSGIIRLHEPSKKKEKVIDLSSSQRGQWYLYQTLPKSPFYNITFTLTFEDNVNRQSLLKSIQAVIQSQEALRAEIRMIEDEPKLFIHDTYVVGIPIIDLSSYPLEQREQKLAALIDAEANTPFQIMNESLSRFTLIHVGDDVHILLGSMHHIISDGWSIHVFTKELLRYYQEIQEQGVVDIGELDYSYTNYLLDQKEWLRNENSEYAEQLYYWKETLANETAPLSLPIQLSRPAIQRYHGKTIEQLVTEDLTDKIMEASKNMKSTPYMFLLSTFAALLFRYSGQDTFRLGTVLANRNVPQTEKIIGYLANTVILSFDFTEELTFDQLLDKVRGTALEAHDNQNVPLETLLREMNVRHTADMSPLFQIVFTMQNAVQHLYQTDQMKTYLHIVSNLTSKYDLSLHVYEEEHQLRLKLEFNTDLFEEEQMKTFLGHYLNFLQVITNDKVHTG